One Deltaproteobacteria bacterium genomic window carries:
- a CDS encoding antibiotic biosynthesis monooxygenase yields MIVVTNRIPVARGHEIDFEDRFKRRVHLVDRHPGFVRNEVHRPRPMKFEHERGTWAEDPDAQGYYEVKTWWRTFEDFVAWTESKDFAEAHSSRPPREMFSGPNVLEVHEVLSSTDLDVGAR; encoded by the coding sequence ATGATCGTCGTGACCAACCGCATCCCCGTCGCCCGCGGCCATGAGATCGACTTCGAGGACCGCTTCAAGCGGCGCGTCCACCTCGTCGACCGCCATCCCGGGTTCGTCCGCAACGAGGTGCACCGCCCGCGGCCGATGAAGTTCGAGCACGAGCGCGGCACCTGGGCGGAGGACCCGGACGCGCAGGGCTACTACGAGGTGAAGACCTGGTGGCGGACCTTCGAGGACTTCGTCGCCTGGACCGAGAGCAAGGACTTCGCCGAAGCCCACTCGAGCCGCCCGCCGCGCGAGATGTTCAGCGGCCCGAACGTCCTCGAGGTGCACGAGGTGCTCAGCAGCACGGACCTGGACGTGGGCGCGCGCTGA